One region of Streptococcus parasanguinis genomic DNA includes:
- a CDS encoding SdpI family protein produces the protein MKTNKKLLLLTSMVILFPMLWGLMIWSQLPNQIPIHFNFAGQANNFQSKPLVVFGLPIFDLMVHLFMIFMIGRDPKNSAMNEKMIRAIYWLTPIVSLSTSYLIYSKALGSTTNPSVFVSVLLGLIFVIMGNYMPKLKVNHTVGIRLPWTLQSEDNWHKTHRLAGKLWVLGGLILLLEAGLQFALSYVLALVILAIVLIPVMYSYQLSRKNR, from the coding sequence ATGAAAACGAATAAAAAACTATTGCTATTAACTTCTATGGTGATCCTTTTCCCCATGCTTTGGGGGCTGATGATTTGGTCGCAATTGCCTAACCAAATCCCGATTCATTTCAATTTTGCTGGCCAGGCCAATAACTTCCAATCGAAACCCCTGGTTGTGTTTGGTCTTCCTATTTTCGATCTCATGGTGCATCTGTTTATGATCTTTATGATCGGACGTGATCCTAAGAATAGCGCTATGAATGAAAAAATGATTAGAGCGATTTACTGGTTGACCCCAATCGTTTCCTTAAGTACCTCCTATCTCATTTATAGCAAGGCGCTAGGATCTACTACCAATCCATCTGTTTTTGTTTCGGTGTTGCTGGGTCTTATCTTTGTGATCATGGGCAATTACATGCCTAAGTTGAAAGTGAATCACACGGTTGGAATCCGTCTGCCCTGGACCTTGCAGAGTGAAGATAACTGGCACAAAACCCATCGCTTGGCAGGGAAGTTGTGGGTCCTCGGAGGCTTGATCCTTCTGCTTGAAGCAGGCCTTCAATTCGCCCTTTCTTATGTTTTGGCGCTGGTCATCCTCGCCATTGTCCTTATCCCTGTGATGTACTCTTATCAATTAAGTCGGAAAAATCGTTAG
- a CDS encoding autorepressor SdpR family transcription factor, whose amino-acid sequence MNFAQTFKALSNPIRRSILELLKAGKLSAGDIAGHFDVAGATISHHLSLLKQADLIREEKEKNFIYYELNTSVLEDLMVWLVDLKGDSTDENE is encoded by the coding sequence ATGAATTTTGCGCAAACATTTAAAGCTTTATCGAATCCGATAAGAAGAAGTATCTTAGAGCTGCTAAAGGCAGGGAAATTATCCGCTGGCGATATCGCTGGCCACTTTGATGTAGCAGGAGCGACCATTTCCCATCATTTAAGCCTCCTCAAGCAGGCAGATTTAATTCGAGAGGAAAAAGAGAAGAATTTTATCTACTATGAACTCAATACTTCTGTCTTGGAGGATTTAATGGTCTGGCTCGTTGATTTGAAAGGAGACTCTACTGATGAAAACGAATAA
- a CDS encoding CynX/NimT family MFS transporter, which yields MKKTHSTLFIPGIIMLGIVLRTPFTTLPTVLSDIAAGLGVDVSSLGLLTSLPLLTFAIFSPFAIQFAKKLGIERLFFLVLIAITIGSAIRIINLPFLYLGTILIGAGIAFLNVLLPSLIQANRPRQLGILTTLYITSMGMSTAIASSVAVPITKATSWQGLVNILTALCALALVIWIPNLRYNHHLKKTATTESSSKWYTNKYVWAIMIFGGLQSLLFYTSMTWLPTMAVQAGLSKVESGLLASVFTLISLPFSLTIPSLTTRLSDRNRRLMLTIVVGAGILGVAMLLIPTGNFFYWLVLNALIGSSVSSLFPYLMVAFSMKSSTPEKTAQLSGLAQTGGYVFAAFGPILFGYSKSLFHSWTPAILMLLVLTIIMAIALYQVEKVDHIL from the coding sequence ATGAAAAAAACACATTCTACGCTATTCATCCCGGGCATCATTATGCTTGGGATTGTTTTACGAACACCATTTACTACGCTTCCGACGGTCTTGTCTGACATCGCAGCTGGTTTGGGGGTTGATGTGAGCTCTCTGGGACTATTGACTAGCTTGCCACTTCTCACCTTTGCCATTTTCTCACCTTTTGCGATTCAATTTGCTAAAAAGTTGGGGATTGAGCGCCTCTTTTTCCTAGTTTTGATCGCGATTACGATCGGATCTGCCATTCGGATTATCAATCTCCCCTTCCTCTATCTGGGAACCATCTTGATTGGAGCTGGCATCGCCTTTCTCAATGTGCTGCTTCCAAGCCTGATTCAGGCGAACAGACCCCGCCAACTAGGCATTCTGACCACTTTGTACATTACTTCTATGGGGATGTCCACAGCGATCGCCTCTTCTGTGGCCGTTCCGATCACCAAAGCCACTTCTTGGCAAGGTTTGGTCAACATCTTGACAGCCTTGTGTGCTCTTGCTTTGGTCATCTGGATTCCTAACCTTCGCTACAACCACCATCTAAAAAAGACGGCTACTACAGAATCTAGTAGCAAGTGGTATACCAATAAATATGTTTGGGCTATCATGATTTTTGGAGGCTTGCAGTCACTGCTTTTCTACACAAGTATGACCTGGCTTCCGACCATGGCTGTTCAAGCTGGCCTTTCAAAGGTTGAATCTGGACTACTGGCCTCCGTGTTCACCCTGATCAGTCTCCCATTCTCCTTGACGATCCCAAGTTTAACGACACGGTTATCCGATCGCAATCGACGCTTGATGCTGACGATTGTTGTCGGAGCAGGGATTCTGGGGGTAGCCATGCTCTTAATCCCGACTGGCAACTTCTTCTACTGGTTGGTATTAAATGCCCTGATTGGAAGTTCCGTTAGTTCGCTCTTCCCTTACCTCATGGTCGCTTTCTCTATGAAATCCAGCACACCTGAAAAAACAGCTCAACTTTCCGGTCTTGCCCAAACAGGAGGCTACGTCTTTGCAGCCTTTGGTCCCATCCTCTTCGGCTACAGCAAATCTCTCTTCCACTCTTGGACACCTGCCATTCTTATGCTCCTGGTCTTAACCATTATCATGGCGATTGCCCTTTATCAGGTGGAAAAAGTCGATCATATTTTATAA